A DNA window from Procambarus clarkii isolate CNS0578487 chromosome 3, FALCON_Pclarkii_2.0, whole genome shotgun sequence contains the following coding sequences:
- the LOC123750450 gene encoding S-antigen protein-like, giving the protein MSEGVPHYTGVPRYTGGPRYTGVPRYTGVPRYTGGPRYTGVPRYSGGSRYTGGPHYTGVPRYTGGPHYTGVPRYTSGPRYTGGPHYTGVPRYTGGPRYTGVPRYTGGSRYTGGPHYTGVPRYTGGPRYTGGPHYTGVPRYTGGPRYTGVPRYTGGSRYTGGPHYTGVPRYTCGPRYTGGPRYTGGSRYTGVPRYTGVPRYTGVPRYTGGPRYTGGPRYTGGPRYTGGPRYTGGPRYTGGPRYTGGPHYTGVPRYTGVPRYTGGSRYTGGPSYTGGPRYTGGSRYTGGPRYTGGPRYTGGPRYTGGPRYTGGPRYTGGPRYTGGPRYTGGPRYTGGPRYTGGPRYTGVPRYTGGPRYTGRPRYTGGPRYTGGTRYTGVPRYTGGPRYTGVPRYTGVPSSVCNYYIGTMYRVLRPVIVTVVSKYG; this is encoded by the coding sequence ATGTCAGaaggagtgcctcactacaccggcGTGCCTCGCTACACCGGCGGGCCTCGCTACACCGGCGTGCCTCGCTACACCGGCGTGCCTCGCTACACCGGCGGGCCTCGCTACACCGGCGTGCCTCGCTACTCCGGCGGGTCTCGCTACACCGGCGGGCCTCACTACACCGGCGTGCCTCGCTACACCGGCGGGCCTCACTACACCGgcgtgcctcgctacaccagcgGGCCTCGCTACACCGGCGGGCCTCACTACACCGGCGTGCCTCGCTACACCGGCGGGCCTCGCTACACCGGCGTGCCTCGCTACACCGGCGGGTCTCGCTACACCGGCGGGCCTCACTACACCGGCGTGCCTCGCTACACCGGCGGGCCTCGCTACACCGGCGGGCCTCACTACACCGGCGTGCCTCGCTACACCGGCGGGCCTCGCTACACCGGCGTGCCTCGCTACACCGGCGGGTCTCGCTACACCGGCGGGCCTCACTACACCGGCGTGCCTCGCTACACCTGCGGGCCTCGCTACACCGGCGGGCCTCGCTACACCGGCGGGTCTCGCTACACCGGCGTGCCTCGCTACACCGGCGTGCCTCGCTACACCGGCGTGCCTCGCTACACCGGCGGGCCTCGCTACACCGGCGGGCCTCGCTACACCGGCGGGCCTCGCTACACCGGCGGGCCTCGCTACACCGGCGGGCCTCGCTACACCGGCGGGCCTCGCTACACCGGCGGGCCTCACTACACAGGCGTGCCTCGCTACACCGGCGTGCCTCGCTACACCGGCGGGTCTCGCTACACCGGCGGGCCTAGCTACACCGGCGGGCCTCGCTACACCGGCGGGTCTCGCTACACCGGCGGGCCTCGCTACACCGGCGGGCCTCGCTACACCGGCGGGCCTCGCTACACCGGCGGGCCTCGCTACACCGGCGGGCCTCGCTACACCGGCGGGCCTCGCTACACCGGCGGGCCTCGCTACACCGGCGGGCCTCGCTACACCGGCGGGCCTCGCTACACTGGCGGGCCTCGCTACACCGGCGTGCCTCGCTACACAGGCGGGCCTCGCTACACCGGCAGGCCTCGCTACACCGGCGGGCCTCGCTACACCGGCGGAACTCGCTACACCGGCGTGCCTCGCTACACCGGCGGGCCTCGCTACACCGGCGTGCCTCGCTACACCGGCGTGCCGTCATCAGTATGTAATTATTACATTGGTACTATGTACCGTGTTTTGAGGCCAGTGAtcgtcacagttgtcagtaagtaCGGATAA